The Hydrogenobacter sp. T-2 region TAGCCTCTGCTCTATCAGGTCAACGAGCTGATGCATTCTTATAAAGTCTCTACCCTCCACTGCAATCACCAGGTCCGCAAAGAGCTTTCCACCAGAACTTCTCACAAAAAGACCCTTTATCTCCTTGACCTCTGGAAAAGAGAGAAGCACCTGCCTTATTCTGTCAAGGGTCTTTTCATCCGCAGACACATCCAAGAGCACCGATACCTCCTTCCAGAGTATGCTAAAGGCGGTATAGCTTATAAGCAAGGCAACACCAAAGGCAAAGTATCTGTCAAGCTGATAGCCCATGTAAACTCCCAAAAGGCTCATAAGCACCAAGGAAGAGCCAAAGGCATCGGTGAGAGTATGGTAAGAGTCCGCTATAAGGGTAGGAGAGTTGAGCCTTTTGCCCGCCCTTCTTTCAAGAAAGGAAAGGGTCAGAGAGCTAAGGAGAGAAAAGACCACCACACCAAGACCAAAGCCAAGATACTCTTCCTTTATTACCACCTCTTTGCTTATAGCCCTCCTTATCATCTCATAGGCGGTCAAAAGCAGGAAGAAGGCTATGACTATAGAGCCTATGTTTTCCAGCTTGTATAGACCATATGGAAACCTCTTAGTTTTTTTGTCGGAGAGCTTTATGGTAATAAAGGCTACCACAGAGGCAAAAGAGTCGGAAAGAGAATGAACCGCCTCTCCAACCATAGACAGGCTTCCTGTCAAAATCCCCGCTATGAACTTAAGAAGTGCTTGAAGCAAGTTAACAGAAAGAGATATCAGAGCCCAGTGATGCTTCTTCATCGGTTAAAGGGTTGCTTACAGCCTTGATAGCTTCCTCGTCTTACAAGCTCTTCTTCTATGGCTTTTACAACCTCTTGCTTCTTAGCATAGGTGCAATAATCTGGTGCTATTAGCCTTTCTGGTTCTACTTCTCCAGTGAGCCTGTGAATAACCATATTGGGTGGCAGTATTTCCAAGATGTCTACCACCCTTTTTGCATACTCCTGGAGGCTAAGCACCTCAAACTCACTCCTTAGATACTGCTCCGCCATCTTTGTGTTTTTTATTATATGTAGAGGATGAATCTTTATACCATCCACTGGCAAACTTGCTATGAGCTTGCCCGTTTCAAGCATGTCTTCTTGGTCTTCGTAAGGCAGTCCCAAAATTATGTGAGCACAAACCTTTAGGTCTCTTCTCTTTGTCCTTAGCACCGCATCCACAAAGTCAGAAACTCCATGAGCCCTGTTTATAAACCTTAGGGTTTTGAAGTTAGCACTCTGCAGTCCATACTCTACCCAGACCTCAAGACCCTTCCTTGAATAGCTCTCAAGAAGCTCAAGCACCCACTCTGGAACACAGTCTGGACGAGTCCCAATATCTATGCCTACCACCTCTTCAAATTCAAGAGCGGTATCATAGACAGACTTGAGGTATTCATACTCTCCGTAAGTATTAGAGTAGGACTGGTAGTATATGAAAAAGTAGAGCCTTTCACCGTATCGGTTTTTTGCCCTTCTTATGCCCTCCTCTATCTGTTGACGCAGAGGAATGTATGGCTCAAGGTGTGCGGGTCTTGTGCCAGAAAAACAGTAGGTGCATCCACCCCTTGCCTTTGTGCCATCTATGTTAGGACAGGTAAAGGGTAGTGCAACGGTTATCTTTTGCACTCGCCTGCCATACTTTTCCTTTAGATAGTCCTTTAAAGAATAGTAAAGTCTTTGCGTGCTTACTGATTGCACAAAGCCCATGGGATAAATTATAAGTCCCTTTCTTAAAATTGTGCTATAATATATAAACTTAAGGCGCGTAGCTCAGTTGGCAGAGCGCCTCCCTTACAAGGAGGAGGTCGGCGGTTCAAGTCCGCCCGTGCCTATTTTTTATACTTCTTGACTAAAAGCCTAAAAGGTGATATGATTTAATATTGCCTTTAAGCTGGCGTAGCTCAGTGGCAGAGCGCGGGATTTGTAATCCCGCGGGCGTGGGTTCGACCCCC contains the following coding sequences:
- a CDS encoding cation diffusion facilitator family transporter codes for the protein MKKHHWALISLSVNLLQALLKFIAGILTGSLSMVGEAVHSLSDSFASVVAFITIKLSDKKTKRFPYGLYKLENIGSIVIAFFLLLTAYEMIRRAISKEVVIKEEYLGFGLGVVVFSLLSSLTLSFLERRAGKRLNSPTLIADSYHTLTDAFGSSLVLMSLLGVYMGYQLDRYFAFGVALLISYTAFSILWKEVSVLLDVSADEKTLDRIRQVLLSFPEVKEIKGLFVRSSGGKLFADLVIAVEGRDFIRMHQLVDLIEQRLKEEIRELDMVFIHYEPVDGEDLRVGVLVDEKGDISQKFERARELLIFGSSPERIRDLPKDEVGISGLICDKGLLLVICGHHPESSKAKGILSQRGVFVWETEEKNPYKALKEVVYNLCNVKDSHKEGQAHRPLSKPR
- a CDS encoding TIGR01212 family radical SAM protein (This family includes YhcC from E. coli K-12, an uncharacterized radical SAM protein.), coding for MGFVQSVSTQRLYYSLKDYLKEKYGRRVQKITVALPFTCPNIDGTKARGGCTYCFSGTRPAHLEPYIPLRQQIEEGIRRAKNRYGERLYFFIYYQSYSNTYGEYEYLKSVYDTALEFEEVVGIDIGTRPDCVPEWVLELLESYSRKGLEVWVEYGLQSANFKTLRFINRAHGVSDFVDAVLRTKRRDLKVCAHIILGLPYEDQEDMLETGKLIASLPVDGIKIHPLHIIKNTKMAEQYLRSEFEVLSLQEYAKRVVDILEILPPNMVIHRLTGEVEPERLIAPDYCTYAKKQEVVKAIEEELVRRGSYQGCKQPFNR